One Fictibacillus halophilus genomic window, AAAGAAAGCTGCTACTAAATCCTATAACAAGAACAAGAAATGAAAGAATGTTTCTTCTTTTTGCAACAAGGTTCATTCCTGTAACACCCACTACCTCAAACAGACCTGCAAACACCAGAAAGATCCAGCCCATTAGTGAACCCCTCCTTCTGATTTTGGTTTTCCTGTTACTAATTTAAGTCCCATAACTCCTGCAAGAAGAACAAGAATGAGTATAATTTTCAACATTTTAAAAGGCTCACCGAAAACAAGCATTTCCATCAAAACTGTCCCACTTGCTCCTAATCCGGTAAATACGGCATAAACTGTACCCACAGGAAGTTTATTCGTAGCCAAAATAAGAAGCGCAAAAGAAAAGATGATGGCAATTGTGGTTCCCGTCCACGT contains:
- a CDS encoding DMT family transporter, encoding MNRAWAYVLLGTVFEVCWVIGLKHSYNFLTWTGTTIAIIFSFALLILATNKLPVGTVYAVFTGLGASGTVLMEMLVFGEPFKMLKIILILVLLAGVMGLKLVTGKPKSEGGVH